Below is a window of Pseudomonadota bacterium DNA.
AATTAAATAATCCTAACCAAAAAGGTTCAGAAAAATAAGGGCCGCGATTTTCAGCCCTTGACGCCACGGCAAAATTTTCACTATAAGTTCAGCGGAAGAACTTAAAAAAACGGGAGCCCGCCAAAAAGCCGCAACTTGCAAAAGGAAAACCAGGGGCGCGCCGGGCGCCACAGCCCCATACGAACGATTGCGAAGGAAATTCATCATGACCGTCACGAGCAGAAATCTATCCAGGCCGGGAACCGTGGTTTTCGTCCGCAGCGCCCGGGCCCGGCGCATGAACCTCAGGGTTCAGGCCGATGCGACGATTCGCGTCGCCATTCCCCCCGGAGGCTCCCTGCAGGCGGCGGAAGCCTTTGTCCGCAGCCGCCAGGACTGGATCGAACAACAGCTGCGACAAAAACAGGAAAGCCTGAACCTAATCGCCGGTCTGACGGTCCCCTCCGACGGTTTCGACCCGGACCAGGCCCGAACAAAAATCACGACTCGGCTGCGCGAGCTTACGGCCGCACATAACTTTACCTATCGGAAACTGAATTTTCGCAACCAGAAAAGCCGCTGGGGCAGCTGCTCGGCAAACAACGATCTGAGCCTCAATCTCAAACTCGCCCTGCTGCCCGACGACTTGCTTGACCTGGTACTTTTGCATGAGCTGGTCCATACCGAGATCAAAAATCACGGCCCCGGATTTCACCACCGACTGGCGGCCCTTTGCCCCGACGCCCGGGCTCTGGACCGCCGGCTGCGCCAATACACCGCTCTGCTGCGCCCACCCCTGACACCGTTCATCACCACCGAAGAAAGCTCTTTCCGCGAACCCGAAAAAGACGAACCTTGCGACCCTCATCAAGTTCATCCGCGGGATGGTTGACCACCAAGGCGCCGGCGGCAAGACCGCTGACAAGCTCCACATTGAAGTCCCCGCGCCGACCGATACCGACGATTTGACGCCGAACCCGATCCCGCTCAATCACAAACAGGGCCCAGTCCTCCCCAACGCGAAACAGGGCGCTGCCCGGAACCTGCAGCACCCGCTCCCCGCGCCAGAGAATAAAATCCGCCTGAACCCGATAAGCATCTCCCAGACCGGCGAATTTTTCCGGGGCCTCGGTAAAATCGACAATCACCCAAACCCGCTGTTCTTCCACCCCGAGAGCCGAAACCTTGGTAAAAGCGCGCAGCTCAATCCTCTTCACCAGCCCGCGAAGTTCACCTTCGCCACCCCAATGGGTGAAGACGACCCGCAGGCCGGGCCGCAACCTGACGGCGTCGGCCG
It encodes the following:
- a CDS encoding DUF45 domain-containing protein — protein: MTVTSRNLSRPGTVVFVRSARARRMNLRVQADATIRVAIPPGGSLQAAEAFVRSRQDWIEQQLRQKQESLNLIAGLTVPSDGFDPDQARTKITTRLRELTAAHNFTYRKLNFRNQKSRWGSCSANNDLSLNLKLALLPDDLLDLVLLHELVHTEIKNHGPGFHHRLAALCPDARALDRRLRQYTALLRPPLTPFITTEESSFREPEKDEPCDPHQVHPRDG
- a CDS encoding HlyD family efflux transporter periplasmic adaptor subunit yields the protein MLLRAPVSGKVLKIMRESADPVALGEALLEIGDSYRLEVEIDLLSADAVRLRPGLRVVFTHWGGEGELRGLVKRIELRAFTKVSALGVEEQRVWVIVDFTEAPEKFAGLGDAYRVQADFILWRGERVLQVPGSALFRVGEDWALFVIERDRVRRQIVGIGRRGDFNVELVSGLAAGALVVNHPADELDEGRKVRLFRVRGKSFLRW